The sequence below is a genomic window from Bradyrhizobium septentrionale.
GCTCGGGCGCGGCGGAATTCTCGCCAACAAGCGCGAAGGCGACGGCGGCACCCCGCGCGGCATCTTCCATCCGAGGCAACTCTGGTGGCGCGCCGACCGGCACCGTCTGCCAAAGACCTTGCTGCCGGCCCGGCCGATCCGCCGCGAGGATGCCTGGTGCGAGGACCCCAGAGATCGCCACTACAACCAGCCGATCAGGCTCGCGGGGGAGCAGGGCGGCGACCGCCTGACCCGCGCGGATCATCTCTACGACTTCATTGTCGAGATCGACCACAACGCCGCACCGCGCATCGCCGGCCGCGGCAGCGCCGTGTTCCTGCATCTGGCGCGGCCGAATTTCGGGCCGACCGCGGGCTGCGTCTCGATGACGAAGGCGTCGATGCTGCGGCTGTTGCGGCGGATGTCGCCGCAGACCAGGATCGTCATCGAGTAGAGTGGTGGAATAGCTGAGCATCGGTTTTCCCACGCGACAAGCGCGACGCGTTTGTGCTGAGATTGCGCACAACACGAAAACATTCCCAAAAATGATTCCGGGGGAGCGAAAAACCATGCTCGACCACAACCAAATCGCAGCCGCCGCAAAAGTCCTGCACGATCACTGGCACGCGGGAACAAAACTCGGCGCGCTCGACGGCGCCATGCGGCCGCGCGATCGCGCTGAGGGCTATGCAGTGCAGGCGGCGCTGGAGAAGACGTCGCGCGAAAAACTGTTCGGCTGGAAGATCGCGGCGACCAGCGAGGCCGGCCAGAAGCACATCAATGTCGCGGGACCGCTCGCCGGACGCATCCTCGCCGAGACGCTGATTGCAGATGGCGGCACCGCGTCGATGAAGGGCAACGCGATGCGCGTCGGAGAACCGGAATACGCCTTCCGCATGGCACGCGATCTCGTGCCGCGCGCGACGCCCTACAGCGTGCAGGAGGTGCTTGACGCCGTCGCCACGCTGCATCCGGCGATCGAGATTCCGGATTCACGCTTCGCCGATTTCGTCTCCGCCGGCGAAGCGCAGCTGATCGCCGACAACGCCTGCGCGCATCTGTTCGTGCTCGGAGAAGCAACGTTAGCAGACTGGCGCGCGATCGATCTGGTCGAGCAGCGTCCGACCATCACGCTGCGCGGCGAGCGCTACACCGGCCACGGCAAGAACGTGCTCGGTGATCCCCTGTTAGCACTCACTTGGTGCGCCAACGAGCTGCGCGCGCTCGGGCTGACCTTGCGGGCAGGGCAGGTCGTCACCACAGGCACCTGCCACCCGCCGCTGCCGATCGCGGCCGGCGATCATTTCCAGGCGGATTTCGGCGCGATCGGAAAAGTGTCGGTGAAGTTCGCGTAACCCGCGCAGGCGCCACACACCGTCGCCCCGGCGAAGGCCGGGACCCATACTTCGCGGCCTCAGAAAAGGGCACGCGATCAGACATCCTTCCAACGACCAAGGCAATACCGTCATCCTGAGGAGCCGCGAAGCGGCGTCTCGAAGGATGCACGGCCCGGCTGGTGGCCGTCGATCCTTCGAGACGCCGCTTCGCGGCTCCTCAGGATGACGGGTTCGATGACGGCAGTCCGCGGTGTGATGCTAGCGGAAGCCCCGACGCCGCTACGCGTGCACCGCCGTCCGTGTCCCAAAGATCGCCGAGCCCACCCGCACATGGGTGGCGCCCATCTGGATCGCCACGGCAAAATCCGCACTCATGCCCATCGACAAATTCTTCAGCCCGTTGCGCGCGGCGATCTTGGCGCACAAGGCAAAGTGCGGAGCCGGCGCCTGGTCGACCGGCGGGATGCACATCAGCCCCGAGATCGGCAGGCCATATTTGTCGCGGCACGCCGCGATGAAGCTATCGGCGTCCTGCGGCGCGACGCCGGCCTTCTGCGGCTCCTCGCCGGTATTGATCTGGACGAACAGGTCCGGGTGCTTCTGCTGATTTTTGATTTCCTTGGCTAACGCTTCGCAAATGCTGGTGCGATCCACCGAATGGATCGCGTCAAATAGTGCGACCGCCTCCTTGGCCTTGTTCGACTGCAGCGGCCCGATCAGATGCAGCTTCAATCCTGGATTAACCTGGATTAACTCCGGCCACTTGCCCTTGGCCTCCTGCACGCGATTTTCGCCAAATACGCGCTGTCCCGCGCCGATAATCGGCAAAATTGCGTCGGCAGCGAAGGTCTTCGACACCGCGATCAGCGTCACCGATGCGCGGTCGCGCCGTGCTTCCTTGCAGGCATGCGCGATCTCCCGCTCCACGGCGGCGAGGCCGTGTGGTGAATCGGCCGATAACGGCGTGGTCGGGCTTTGCGTCATGCTTGTGCCGTTCTCTGACAGGATGCGGGGGTTGGCTCGAATTTTACCAAATTCGGGAAAGGCTTTTTGAAGCCCTTCATTTTACCTTGCGCACGGGCAAGGGAATAGAATGTCGGGCGTCAATTTCAACCGCAACCGCGTCAAACTCAAGAAGGTTCTGGGAATTCGCGCCCGGCTGGCCTTGCTTGCGCTGATGCTGGTCGCGCCCTTGATGCTCGATCGCGTCCGCACGCTGGAAAATTTCCGCACAACGCAGATCGCGCATGCCGCCGCCGGCTATGCCAATCTGACCGCGCACGCCGCCGAAACCCAGCGCGAGGTGGTCTCCTCGGTCGAGACCATGTTGAAATCGGCCGCCTATATCCGTGCCTCCGGCGGCATCGGACAGAGCTGCGAGGTGTTGCGCGCCAGCCTGCCGACGGTGCTGCCCTGGATCCGCAGCATCATGTTCGTCTCCAGGGACGGGCTGGTGCAGTGCTCGACCCTCAACAGCCAGGTCGGGATGAATATCGGCGACCGCGAATATT
It includes:
- a CDS encoding YggS family pyridoxal phosphate-dependent enzyme encodes the protein MTQSPTTPLSADSPHGLAAVEREIAHACKEARRDRASVTLIAVSKTFAADAILPIIGAGQRVFGENRVQEAKGKWPELIQVNPGLKLHLIGPLQSNKAKEAVALFDAIHSVDRTSICEALAKEIKNQQKHPDLFVQINTGEEPQKAGVAPQDADSFIAACRDKYGLPISGLMCIPPVDQAPAPHFALCAKIAARNGLKNLSMGMSADFAVAIQMGATHVRVGSAIFGTRTAVHA
- a CDS encoding L,D-transpeptidase family protein; amino-acid sequence: MTEKRDHPLSLIEVRRAAGDPRRGWLSADGWTVPVALGRGGILANKREGDGGTPRGIFHPRQLWWRADRHRLPKTLLPARPIRREDAWCEDPRDRHYNQPIRLAGEQGGDRLTRADHLYDFIVEIDHNAAPRIAGRGSAVFLHLARPNFGPTAGCVSMTKASMLRLLRRMSPQTRIVIE
- a CDS encoding 2-keto-4-pentenoate hydratase, whose product is MLDHNQIAAAAKVLHDHWHAGTKLGALDGAMRPRDRAEGYAVQAALEKTSREKLFGWKIAATSEAGQKHINVAGPLAGRILAETLIADGGTASMKGNAMRVGEPEYAFRMARDLVPRATPYSVQEVLDAVATLHPAIEIPDSRFADFVSAGEAQLIADNACAHLFVLGEATLADWRAIDLVEQRPTITLRGERYTGHGKNVLGDPLLALTWCANELRALGLTLRAGQVVTTGTCHPPLPIAAGDHFQADFGAIGKVSVKFA